The Bacteroides sp. AN502(2024) DNA segment TGGGGAAGTTATTCCACCGGAACTCAAGTGAATGCAACATTATACAATATCCGTCGTGAACGTCGAATAGAATTGGCTGCCGAAGGACATCGCATGAATGACTTAAAACGTTGGAGAGCTCTTGACCAAGTACAGAATGTACACATTCAGGGATGTAATTTCTGGGAAAGCATTTACCAGCTGTACACAAATCCGCAACCCGAAGACGCGGCTTCCACACTTGCAAAAATGACATTGACAGAATACGGAACTACGGAAGAGACCGCCAACGTTTCATCACGTAATGACCAATACGCAGAAGGAAAATATTTATTACCTTACCGTAAAAATAAAGCAAATATAGGATTTGACGGGCTTAACTGGAATACCGCCAAATACTTGTACCCAATAAGCAACCGGGAATTCCGCTTAACGACCGCAGTAGCCGGTTCTGGCGACTTTGACAGTTCCAGTATCTATCAAAATCCTGGATGGAGCAAGAATGACGGTACATTGCCTGTAGGCGATTAGAAGACAGGTCAGTTTTCTGCTAATGGCAAAGAGTACCGACCTTTGCAGCAGTATCAGGGAGGAAAAAGTTGTCTTTCACCAAAATAACTTTACCTCCCTACTACCATACATGAAATAATATATGTATCTTTACCCATTATAAACGTCGCCATGCAAAAGATAATTTACCCTTTGGAATCTATCAGCGGAGCTATATTTTCGTCGCTGTCTGTTATTGCCCAGCCAACTCCTAATCTTCTTTTCATCATGGCTGATCAATATCAGGGTATAGGAAAGATGCTCCCCAAGCAAAGCGGGCAATTCTACAAACAATTAAAAACATGGTTAAACCAGACTCATGATCCAATTGCCAATTATCTGACCACACAATAAATGTCTATATGAAGAAGCTATACTCTTTTTTTCTTTTAATCATTTGTTCAATCTATATTCTTGCACAAGAACAGATTATCCCTGTTCCCAAGCCTCATCAGCTAAAATGGCATGAAGCCGAACTGGGAGCTGTATTCCACTACGACCTTCATGTATTTGACAACATCCGCTATGGACAAGGTAATAACCGTATCAGCCCCATAGAAGATTATAACATTTTCAACCCTACCAAGCTGAATACCGACCAATGGGTGGAAGCAGCCAAAGCGGCGGGATGTAAGTTCGCCGTACTGACAGCCACTCACGAAACAGGCTTCGGACTTTGGCAAAGCGACATCAATCCTTACTGCCTGAAAGCAGTAAAATGGCGTGATGGGAAAGGAGACATTGTACATGACTTCGTCACCTCCTGTCGCAAGTACGGGTTACAACCAGGGATTTATATAGGAATCCGCTGGAATTCATTATTAGGTATCCACAATTTTAAGGCAGAAGGCGAAGACGAATTTGCCCGTAATCGCCAGATATGGTATAAAAAGTATTGTGAAAAGATGGTTGCAGAACTTTGCACCCGCTATGGAGACCTATATATGATATGGTTTGACGGAGGAGCTGATGATCCACGCGGTGACGGTCCGGATGTAGAACCCATCGTCAACAAATACCAACCTGAATGTCTCTTCTATCACAACGTTGATCGTGCGGATTTCCGTTGGGGCGGTTCCGAAACAGGCACAGTAGCATACCCCTGCTGGTCTACTTTTCCTTATCCGTATAGCCACAGTAATGCTACCGAACCGGCATGCGACCACAACTTGCTACTCAAACACGGTGATAAAGACGGTAAATACTGGGTGCCTGCTATGGCTGATTCTCCACTGCGTGGAGCTAACGGGCGTCATGAATGGTTTTGGGAACCGGACGACGATGATAACATTTATCCCCTGACGACACTTATGACCATGTACAAAAAATCTGTCGGACGAAATGCCACACTGATTCTTGGCCTGACTCCCGATCCTACCGGACTAATTCCGCAGGGAGACGTTGAACGTCTCAAAGAGTTTGGGAATGAAATCAACCGACATTTCTCCTCCCCGATAGCGTACACTTCAGGACAAAAGAAAAGTTTACTTTTGGAGATGAAGCAAAAGCAACCGATTAACTATTGCATCATTCAAGAAAATATAAAGAAAGGAGAACGTATCCGGCGGTATAAGATAGAAGCCAGAGTAGATGGCAAGTGGAAAACCGTCTGCCAAGGTGAGTCAGTAGGGCACAAACGCATTGAGGAATTCACTCCGATAGAAACAAATACATTGAAACTGACCATAACCGAATCCATTGCACCACCGGATATTATCAATTTCAGTGCATATTCTGTTGAATAAACAAATTTCAAGAGTTAAACAGTCAAGAATACATAAAGATAGCATTAAAAAATGACCTCCATGAATAAAAAAACATTATTACCCCTTGCACTTATACCACTCGCAGCAACCAAGCTGCAGGCACAAAGCAATATGCAAATAGAACGTGTGGACAAACGTCCGAATATCATTCTCTTTATGGTAGACGATATGGGATGGCAGGATACTTCACTCCCATTTTGGACACAGAAGACACACTATAACGAATTGTATGAGACCCCCAATATGGAGCGGTTAGCAAAACAGGGAATGATGTTTACTCAAGCGTATGCCAGCAGTATCAGTTCTCCTACCCGGTGCAGCCTCATCACTGGAACAAACGCCGCACGCCACCGAGTAACTAACTGGACGCTACAAAAGAATAGGATGACAGACCGTAAAGACAGCCTTCTGGCAGTCCCCGACTGGAATTACAATGGAGTAAGTCAAGTGTCCGGCACTAATCATACTTTCGTAGGAACCTCCTTCGTACAACTGTTGAAAAACAGCGGTTATCATACCATACATTGTGGGAAAGCCCATTTCGGAGCGATAGATACTCCAGGGGAAGACCCGCATCATTGGGGATTCGAGGTGAATATTGCCGGACATGCGGCCGGTGGACTTGCCAGTTATCTGGGAGAAGAGAACTACGGACACACCAAAGAGGGGAAAGCAGTATCACAAATGTCTGTCCCCGGATTAGAGAAATATTGGGGAACGGAAACATTTGTAACTGAAGCCTTGACGTTGGAAGCCATTAAAGCACTGGATAAGGCAAAGAAATACAACCAGCCTTTCTACCTGTATATGGCTCAATACGCCATCCATATCCCGCTGAACAAAGATAAACGTTTCTACGACAAGTATAAGAAGAAAGGGATGACCGACCACGAAGCCGCTTATGCAACTCTCATTGAAGGCATGGACAAGAGCCTTGGTGACTTAATGAACTGGCTGGAAAAGAATGGGGAGGCTGATAATACGATTATCATTTTTATGAGTGATAACGGAGGACTTGCATCCGAATCCGGATGGCGTGACGGCAAGCTGCATACACAGAATTATCCGTTGAACAGTGGTAAAGGTTCTACTTACGAAGGTGGCATCCGCGAACCGATGATTGTCAGCTGGCCAGGTGTAGTGGCTCCGGAGAGCAAATGCGACAATTACCTGCTGATAGAGGACTTCTACCCCACCATCCTCGAAATGGCAGGAATCAAAAAATACAAAACAGTCCAGCCAATAGATGGAATCAGCTTCGTACCTCTGTTGAAACAGACAGGCAATCCCTCCAAAGGCCGAAGCCTTTTCTGGAATATGCCTAACAACTGGGGCAACAACGGCCCCGGAATTAACTTTAATTGCGCTGTCCGCAACGGTGACTGGAAATTGATTTATTACTATGGAACAGGCAAGAAAGAGTTGTTCAATATCCCCGATGATATAAGTGAAAGCAACGACCTCAGTGCACAGCATCCGGACATCGTGAAAAGACTTTCCAAAGAGTTAGGAGAGTATCTAAGAAAAGTAGATGCACAACGACCTACTTTCAAAGCTACCGGCACTCCTTGTCCCTGGCCGGACGAAATAAAATAGATTGCCTAAACAAAAGGAGTGTGGCGGGGAGTGTGGAATAGTTCCACACTCCCCGCTGCCATTTCCACACATTCCACACACGGTTCTACACAGTTCTACGCCTTCCAACAGCACATAGACCTTTATTTATCAACCATTTAGTATATAATGTTTTTTTTGGCACGCGCTTTGACCTTTAATTAAACGTTAGCGAAAAAGTAATAACCAATTCCTTAACACAAAAGTAGAGAATTGAAAACATATGTCTAATAATCTTTAAAGCAAACGATGATGAAAAAATTAGTATTAGTAGTAGCAATGTTTATGTTTGTTTGTGGTGGTTCATTCCTTGTAAAGGCTCAGAGTTCTGCAGAAGCTGTGACAGCCCCGACAGAAGTCAATGCGGCAGTTGTCAATGATACAGTAGTCAATGACACAGTTGTCAAAGATACTGCATCCAAAGACAAACCCGCTGTGCCTGTCAAGGAATGACCTTGCCAACAACAAGTAAAACATAGTCTGCTGAACAATAGTAAGCACACTACAAAAAAAAGCCATCCCTACTTTCGTCTATTCCGGGGATGGCTTTTTTCTAGTGAAGCCTTTCCATACATTCCCTTGGGGAAGGGGCGCTTCCAGTTCCATCAGC contains these protein-coding regions:
- a CDS encoding sulfatase, translated to MNKKTLLPLALIPLAATKLQAQSNMQIERVDKRPNIILFMVDDMGWQDTSLPFWTQKTHYNELYETPNMERLAKQGMMFTQAYASSISSPTRCSLITGTNAARHRVTNWTLQKNRMTDRKDSLLAVPDWNYNGVSQVSGTNHTFVGTSFVQLLKNSGYHTIHCGKAHFGAIDTPGEDPHHWGFEVNIAGHAAGGLASYLGEENYGHTKEGKAVSQMSVPGLEKYWGTETFVTEALTLEAIKALDKAKKYNQPFYLYMAQYAIHIPLNKDKRFYDKYKKKGMTDHEAAYATLIEGMDKSLGDLMNWLEKNGEADNTIIIFMSDNGGLASESGWRDGKLHTQNYPLNSGKGSTYEGGIREPMIVSWPGVVAPESKCDNYLLIEDFYPTILEMAGIKKYKTVQPIDGISFVPLLKQTGNPSKGRSLFWNMPNNWGNNGPGINFNCAVRNGDWKLIYYYGTGKKELFNIPDDISESNDLSAQHPDIVKRLSKELGEYLRKVDAQRPTFKATGTPCPWPDEIK
- a CDS encoding alpha-L-fucosidase encodes the protein MKKLYSFFLLIICSIYILAQEQIIPVPKPHQLKWHEAELGAVFHYDLHVFDNIRYGQGNNRISPIEDYNIFNPTKLNTDQWVEAAKAAGCKFAVLTATHETGFGLWQSDINPYCLKAVKWRDGKGDIVHDFVTSCRKYGLQPGIYIGIRWNSLLGIHNFKAEGEDEFARNRQIWYKKYCEKMVAELCTRYGDLYMIWFDGGADDPRGDGPDVEPIVNKYQPECLFYHNVDRADFRWGGSETGTVAYPCWSTFPYPYSHSNATEPACDHNLLLKHGDKDGKYWVPAMADSPLRGANGRHEWFWEPDDDDNIYPLTTLMTMYKKSVGRNATLILGLTPDPTGLIPQGDVERLKEFGNEINRHFSSPIAYTSGQKKSLLLEMKQKQPINYCIIQENIKKGERIRRYKIEARVDGKWKTVCQGESVGHKRIEEFTPIETNTLKLTITESIAPPDIINFSAYSVE